TAGCATCGTCTCTTTGGCTTCTTTGGCGTTACTGAAACAGCTTTCTTTTTGCTTCTTCGAAAATGAAGAAAGATTGTTTATTTGATTATATTCGTAATTTTTCCTTTTGTTGGCTTAGATATATAGGAAAAATTGATGTATCTTGGAATTCTTGACGCCGTAGTAATTTCTTTTTATTACTCCCTAGCGCTTTGTTAGGGAGATTCAATAATAAAATTCCATTTTTGCTGGTCAAAAAAAAAATCCCTTAACAGGAGCATGGAAAAATCCCGACTTACTTTGGGAGGAAGTCGTTAACGCTAAAAAACTACATGAATTGCTATGACAATGTGGTAAAATGGAACGATTCAACTGGTGAATCAACATTTCGTGAGGCAAAAAAGATTAATTTTGAGTtcgtttaaaattagggtttgcaaTTGGAGATAAATGACGAATTCAAAAGATGAATGTGGGAGGGATTGGGTTATTTTATAGGAAAATAAAGACAAAAGTGACTGGACGATTTTACCCTCACGTGAGGCACACTTGACCCAGCTTAACGAACTCTAAACTAACAAAAGTTAGTAGAAGGTCATCGTTGCAAGATTTGAATAGATGAAGGTCAACCAGCTAAAAAATAGAAAAAGTTTTTTCATGCTTTTTGATACAAAGTTATGGGATCAACGGTGCAATTTTGTCTTTAAACTTATGTAAAACGTCTTAGATTAAATAAATCAATACGgagtatttaatattttttttgtttttatataacTTAACATACGAGTAATTTTAAGCAATTTTGGTAGACTTACTTATATTATTACGGGGTAATTTATAGTAGTACCACAATACGGAGTACTATAAATATAAATTCtactataaatataaattttacttttacttaaaaaaaataaaattaaaaaaatataaattctaaTTTTACTATGATAAAAACCCAATTAAAAAGCAGAAACCCAAGGGTTTTTTCGCTATTTTGGAAAACTTTATTGGACAAGGAATCtattctatatatgtatataactatatatatacacgATATCTACGTTTTATTCATTCACAAAACTGTCGAAACATTGCTTCGTGTATATTacgatactagtgaaatgacccgtggaattacGGGTAtgtttaaacaaaacagtttaataatatgttttaggtattaagtgaatgtaaatactaaagtcatttagtttaataacccgtgGAACTACGAATTCCGACTAAAAAACTTCTCGTTGCTTTTAAAAACATATTAACGTACTTAACTAAATCAGAATAAaataactacatttattctcccaccacccTCTATCAATTTTCATCATAATTACTATTTTTGTTGTCATAAAAGCATACACTACATCTTTTATTAAGACATGTATTTTGCATATAAACGttattaatctcgtaaagagaactcatacttgaataattaataataataataatataataataattataattattatgggatattatgtaaaagattttataatttattttaaaatttgtacatatggtcatggagtgttttatcataaggttgtacatcatgcttcaaatattgtaaatATGGTAATGATGGTGTTTtaccataaagttgtacataatatcTCAAATATTATACATATGATCGTTGAGTGTttttcataaggttgtacataatgtttcaaatattttaCATATGGTCATGAAAGTGTTTtaccataaagttgtacataatgcctCAAATATTGTACGTATGGTCATGAaggtgttttatcataagattgTACTATGGGAGTTTAAAATTTTTCTcattacttttttttttaaacttggATATCATTATTTATGAGTTCATCATTATAAAGATTTATTGGATACTATATATAGATTTCAACATCAAACTAAATAAATTAAGGAATATTTACATATGTTTATCTTCATTACTTTGTACAAAGTTAAGCATTATATGTTTCATTCGATGATACTATTCTACAGAAATTAAAGAGTTACTAAATGACATAACAAAACTAAATATTCAAACTTTATTCACTCAAGTGGTAAAAATAACTAAATGTTTAAGATATTtttaatcaaataaaatataaaaaaaaagaaacattTTTATATAAGATATACATCGAATAGAAGAGATTCAAACATGTAgctttaataaaaaaatattgaaTTGATGATTTGTGTAAAGAAGATGATTTAAGTTAATATTATAGGTAAGATTTGAGAACATGTTAAAAATAAGATATTTTTTCAAAAGAATTATGAAAAATGAATAATTTAATGAAACAAAtggtgttttttttttatatattttgataAAACATTATAATTGGATGATTTGTGTATCCTTAATCCTTATTTGCCCTTTTTATTAAAATAAAGTACGTTCGTTTTTCTTTGTTCTTATTAAATGAAATATTAATGGCATGAATTAATTTTTTGGTAACTTTCTAATCACCATCAAAGGCGTATTTTATTTTTCCCTTTTTtgcattttttttcatttttaataatgtaattattagtgattttattaatTTGGAAAAAATATTTATTGTAAATAAAATATTTATGACATCATCTTATAGCTTAATATAATGACATGTGTCCAGCCTATTATATAAGGTGACATGATTAAGTTAGAGTTTtaatagatatattattattattatattatagatAGATTATATATAGAAGATATATAGGTTTCTTTCTTTCACAAAACATTGATTTCGATGGATTCGTCCGAGAGCGTTTCTGCTGCTATTCGGTCACCCAACCCCAATGGAGTTCCTTCACGTTTTCCGTGTCTATTGCTTGCCGACAAAAAAGAGGAACATGTTCGGAAAAAGTATTTCCCCAACAAGAAGAACATTCGAAAATTAGTGAACCAGTTGTCGTCTCTAATTCGTGCGCAGGTAAAAGAGGATGATGTTCGAGAGCTGTTTTGTCTCTCAAGCAAGATCATCCGTAAATTACGGCTACCTGAAGCAAGTGGTAAGTTATGTATGTCTTCGGGTGGGTGGATATTAACTGTCGGAGATGATTTTGTTACAAAACTCATACATCCTTTCACCCGTCAAATCATCAATCTTCCAATCATCTACACCTTTCCAGAATTTGGAAGCACTTCAAAGTGGTATATTGGTTTCAGGAAGTTCGTCCTTGTTGAATCATTATCGTTGGCGGTGGTGTTGTGGGGATGTTCGAGAAAACTAGGGTTCTGTCGGTATGAAGAAGATGAAAAGTGGACAGCTATCGTTGATGGTCAGGCACATGAAGGGATGTTTTTAGATATTACGTATCACAAGGGTCGTATTTATGGTTTTTGTTGGAACCACATGATCCAAGCTTGTGATGTTTCAAAAGAGAATCCAATAATCGTAACTGTTGCAACGCTGCTCAAAGATCTTTATGGGGAGTGGCATAACGGATATTTTGTGCATAAATGGCTAGGGGGAGCGTATATTGTGGGGGGATGGGAAGACAACGAGTTGTTGGTGGTTATCAGGGAAGGAATGTATGATACCGTCGAGGATGAGTTATGTGATGAAATTTACAATACGACCAGTTTTAAGGTTTTCAAGTATGATTTAGATAGTGAAGAATGGTCAGAAGTAAAGGATTTGGGTACGAAAGCTTTGTTTGTTGGATATAGTCAATCGTTTTGGATGGAGGAGGAAGAGTCGATAATAAAGGGGAATTGCATATATTTTACGGATGATGTTTTTGAGTTGTATGCTGGGAGCATAAAGGGTGGAGGGAGAGATATGGGGGTGTACCATATGTCTAGCGGAACTGTTGAACCTCACTTTGAGGGAGAGTCGCGTAGCCACTTAGCCCCACCGATCTGGCTTCAACCTCCCGTCTAACTTAATTTCGTTTAGTGTTGGGATAAGTTTCATCGAATTTATCTTATTAGATTcactcataataaatcaagtaataTATGTTTGTGCTACACATTCGATATGATATGATGGACCTTTGTTAATCATATGTTTGTTATGTTTTTAGTTAATCAATGGCTTTGTTAATTATTCAAATGTTTGTTATGTTTTTAGTTAATCAATCGAGATTTCTTTATTTTGTATACTAGTGTACAATTTGCAAGTAACTACAATTCTCAATGTTGTAGACTTCTCTTATTGTCTTCAATCTTCTATATGGACCCACAATTGCTTCAATAAGTTCTTTACAAGCTCTATGCTACTAGGCCTTTATAAGCTGATCCGTCAATGAACACATTAGTCCTCTAGGGATGAAGACACGTTGATAACAATCATGCAAAAAATATGACCTTTTGCATCTCCTAATATTTTAAACCCAAATCAATAAGTTGTTTCTGAGCGACAATGTGTCGACACAATGAAACACGTAACATAAAGAGTGATTTACATGATGGGAGGATGCGTAGGTAACTAAACGAGCGAGCGAGAAAAACTAAATATTCGAATTGAAGAACATTCAGGTTTCACCATAATGATAGTTGAGTATATCTtatgataatttttgaaaataaaaatacatGCATGCATTAAAGAGAACCTCCTAAAAAGTGAGATCAGAGTCCTTCAAAAAATCTCATATGATCTTCGAAGGTCTCCCCGTGCCTGATTTTGGCTACTGATCCATTCTCTTCAACCTTCATCAACATCAACCGATACTTTTAATCACAcaaaaagtttgtaaaactaacaaATAAGCAATGCATATTGACTTTTGAAAGTCAAACAACGTATCATTCAGGACCAAATTCAGCATCTTTTCTAATTGCTTATTGTTGCTAAACAAAAAATACTTGTACaatattttttcaaaaaaaaaaaaaaaaaggaggacAATAACATTCATGGTTAATCTAAACACTTAAAGTTCTGAAACAAATCATTATTAAAAAACTGAAATAATTCAGTTTGATATTAAACGGTTCAATTGAGAAAAACGTACCCAATATTCAGGTGGACGCATCTTAAGGTTGTAAGTTGAAGCCATGCTCATGCAGTAGGCACCTGCATCATGAACTACGAGCCCAGAACCCTGTACAGACGAGCAAAAATAACAAGAAAGATTTCAAGAATAAATACAACAAAAATCATAACATATATTGCTAAACATTAAAGAAACATACCCTGGCTGGAGCGGGAAGGTCCCTATTCTTTCCCAAGAAATCGGCCGATTCGCACACAGGGCCCACGACATCAAAAGTCGTAACTGGAGAATCGGGTGGTGGGGGAGAAACCAGTTCTATGTGCTGCATTCAATTATATTAGAGCTATGAGCGATATTCTACAAAAAGGTTAATGACACAAAGCAAACGGCAACAAAAGTTAGATTTTATGAGTACAAATGGAAAGATGGACGAGTATGGGTTGATGTGGTTTTCCATCTGAAAACAGACAACGTTAGATTTAGTTTGTGCCGGAAAAGTTCAAGCAGTTTGAGGCAGAAGCCGAACGAGAAACAGGGTACAATGCAACTTGTCTACGATCTGATAACGGTGGTGAATACTTCTCTAATGAGTTTGTCGGATACTTGAGAGAAAGATGAATTAGGAGACAACAACTTACTAGTTCGaacacacctcaacagaatggtaatGACAAAATTCTCCAAGAAGAAGAACAAACCAGGCCCCTTCAGCCACAGAATTTAGAACCTGCAACAGAGCTAAGATGTTCACAGAGAGAAAAACGACCCAATCCTAGATATGCCCAGATGTATGCGCGGGTCGCCATAGTTGAAGACAATCTCTCTGGAACTTCAAGAAGCAAGTAAGAGAAAGGAATGGACCGAATGGTTGCAGGTGATGCAAGTTGAAATGGATGCTCTCTCGTCCTTAATCAAACATGGGAGTTGGTGCTCAAACGTGAAGACATAAAGCTGATCTTTTGTAAGTGGGTTTACAAAATAAAGGAAAGTGGCAGATGGTTCGATTGATAGGTTTAAAGCACGTCTTGTAACTCGAGGTGTCTCCCAACAATAATATGGGTTGGACTATGAGGACACGTGATTCGAGTATTATTAGCTTTAGCTGAAACAACAGGATGGAAGTTGTGGCAAATGGACGTCAACAACGCATTTCTATATGGTGAGCTGGATCATGTTATTCATATGCAACAACCGATTGGGTTTGATAGTGTTGAACACCCCGAGTACGTGTGTAAGCTGAAAAAGGCAATCTACGATTTAAATGAATAGAAGCACTCGATTATATGCCACTGAAGGAGGAAAACTTGATGATCCAACTTGATCAATCCTAGATTTGTCTTCCTTATGGAATtgaatcaaggattgagtgcaatgagggtggAATGGGCTGTTGAGAttgtttttgggaccttatgatcgtctttcactaacatcaagtgatcaatcaccatgtcccggtcttgatgAATTTACCTTAAGCCGAACTTGTGATGATTCTCGGGCGAAGTCACGAGTAATTCACAAGGGCCAAGGCAAACTCCAAAATCAACAACCTaatatgagaggccaagctccctatttataggtttggaatCTTCGCGGATGCAATGTTTGCGCACACCGACTTAAACCGCAGTAAATATGCGGGATGTCTTCGCAGTCTTTGATTTGTGCGTGCCTCCGCAATGCAGTAATGTGATCTATGCGGTTCTTGTTAATTCACGCATCTTTGATTGCTTTTGCCTTTTTATTgccttttgcacttaaaatatacatATGCGTGCCTACGTATATGATCACAACTGATTACCGGAAGATGGTGGGCAGTCTAATATATTTTACCTTGACAATAACATCGCGTTTGTTGTTAGTGTTCTTGGTCGATAAATGTAGGATCCGAGAAAACCTCACGTGGTGGCTTTATAGGGAGTGACAGTTTTAACAGTAAACTAAATGCCAACTAGGACTGCCACATGGACATTGACTTCCAACATGGGTCAATACATGTGAGGATGAGCTGACTAACCACCTGTCCATTCTTTACAAAAAACTAATATACTGATATACTAATATGATTACAAAAAAACTAaatctttacataaacatattttggAAGCTGGTACATATTCAAATTTATGACAACTTTCAGCCAATTCGCCCTACTCTTTATTGGAGAGATATTTTAACTAGCCCATTTACATATAAACTAACCCATATCGACCCAATCAAAAGTAAATGGACCAAAATTGCCACCTTAGTATACAAGTGAAAGAATCTTACTTGATAAGCATCGTATAGGCTAGGACGAATAAGTTCAGCCATGCTTCCATCAATGACAATAAAATTTTTTGTGCCATTCGTTTTTACACCAGTAACACGATTGACCAAACAGCATGTATTTGCAATAATTGACCTTCCAGGTTCAATGATTAAATTAAGGTTTCGAGACTTGACTAGCTCTCGGACCTTCACCAAATCAAACAATAAAAACATAGTCAATATTCGACAAGTCTTAAATTTTACGCATAAATTTTTTTTAGTTCTTACTGTGTCAATGAGATCTCTTGGTGTTGGAAGGACAGTACCCTTGTGATAATAATCAATCCCGAGACCACCTCCGATGTTCAAATAATTAATATCAAACCCTTGGGCACGAATTTCATCAATAAACTTTACCATAATGGCCGCAGCATCTCTAAATATGTCAACCTGAAAATGGGAATGTTTATATTTTTTCAAAAAGACGACACAAACCGATTCATTCATAAGTTAACGGATCATAATTGTCACATCTTACACAATTCTCCATTTTGTTAATCATGTCTATTATCCTTAGACCGGATATTATCAGGCAAAGTGTCACTTCTTCTCTTATTATCATAAAAACAATACCCACGGACAAGAAATTGTTATAATAATTTGCATATTAGATGAAGGAAAACAAGATGGATTTAGAGTACCTTTGTAATGGTGGAACCAAGATGGCAATGAGCCCCAACCAGCTTAAGTTCATCAGTATAAGACTTAACCGCGTCTAAAAACCATTGCAATTTTTCATTTCTTATTCCAAATTTTGAGTTCTTGTTCCCCGTTGCAACGTAAGGATGTACCTGACAAAATAGGTACAAAAAATATTCACGTGTTTTTAACCATTTACATGAATATATGGCAATGCATTATGATAACaattttttattttaaagttttttttttttacttttactgATATGAACTACAACCATAGATTTTTGGACATGTTAAGTTTATAAAGATTGATTTACTATTACAAACCTGAGGGTCAACGTCTGGATTAATCCGAAGAAGTACATTAACCTTCTTACCAGCAATTCTTGCAGCTGATACAATATTATCCAAATCAAATTCACTGTCTATGTTAACAAATACACCTTCTTGAGCAGCAAGAACAAGATCCTCCAAAAGCTTCCCATTTCCATTAAAAATACACCTATTATTTAACATCATACCAGAAACTCAATTTCCACCTATGTTTTCGGCAGCAAATTGGGAGTACATCACCAATATAGAGTAACATCTCTTTACCTACACTTCTAAATATCTAAATATCAAATTAAAACAATATCAAAACCAAATACAAACAATTAATTAAACACCGCCATATTTAATATTTTGACAATATAACAAATATCTTAACTTTAGCCAGGAAAATGTATACACCTCAGCAGTGAAATTTAAAGAACACGTGACCCAAATAGACGAATATCTTAATATACAATTTATGCAGTTTATATGATATAAACTAAGCAGAATAATCACACATTGCTTTACATTCAAACACCCAAACAGCTTATATGATAACCACATTCAGAATCAAAACAATCAGTTCATAATTATAGTCATCACAAACCACACTTTATGAATACATATATACAAATTGAATCAAAGATTCATAGAAATATCAAAACTTTAATCAAATATTCATGAAAAGgttaaaacttcatacctacataTAATACTAATTGAATGAAATATTCATAAAATGATTACCTTGTAGGATCAAAACCAGCACGAAGTGCTAATCGAAGTTCATTCCCACTAACCAAAACAGCACCACACCCTAAACTCCTCAAATGTTTTAAAATCATGTAATTATTATTAGCTTTAATAGCATACCCAATAATTGAATTCAATCCTTCTAAAGCATCCTTATAGGCCTCAACATttcttgttatttggtgtttacTATAAAGATAAAATGGCCTTTTTTCAACAGTTTCCATTACTTCTTGAACTTTAAGTCCTTCACAGTACAGAAAGCCATCATCTTTTCTAGTGAAACAGTGATTACATTGGTTGGTTTGTAATGGGGTTTGTGATATTACTGCCCGGATGGAAGAATGAGTGGTTCTTGAATTGGGTTtgaatgaaattagggttttgggtgtgGTTGTGATTGTGATTGGGGATTGATTAATTAGGGTTTTGGAAAATGAGTGTGATTGAAGATGGAGATGGGAAGAAGCAGCAGCCGCCATTTGTGTGAGAAGCAGAGTCATGGCGGAAAGTGATCAAAATTTCTTATATTGGAGCAAAAAGGGTTTGGTGGTCAAAACATTTTTGTAAAAAAGTTAACATGTTGATATTTTCAAACATGTTTTTCATGTATCCACTAGAATGTACTAAAGTACCCTTAATGATGTGTTATACaaatttttcattttaaaatattagAGGGTATAACTGAAAAATAACAACAAATTTATGTGGATCTATCAAATACATgtttggaaatatcatctcccATCTGTAAACGTCTCAAGATATCAGAGGAAGGTAGTCAGTCGGCCTCAAAAGTcatttagggatggcaatggccacccgatacAATGAATATCTatccgatccacccgcttcgtgatggatatggatgaacctaaatggatatggatacggatatggatgaacctcaatggacatggatatggatatggatatggatatggatgaacctcaATGGATATATC
The window above is part of the Rutidosis leptorrhynchoides isolate AG116_Rl617_1_P2 chromosome 1, CSIRO_AGI_Rlap_v1, whole genome shotgun sequence genome. Proteins encoded here:
- the LOC139854111 gene encoding putative F-box protein At5g55150, which codes for MDSSESVSAAIRSPNPNGVPSRFPCLLLADKKEEHVRKKYFPNKKNIRKLVNQLSSLIRAQVKEDDVRELFCLSSKIIRKLRLPEASGKLCMSSGGWILTVGDDFVTKLIHPFTRQIINLPIIYTFPEFGSTSKWYIGFRKFVLVESLSLAVVLWGCSRKLGFCRYEEDEKWTAIVDGQAHEGMFLDITYHKGRIYGFCWNHMIQACDVSKENPIIVTVATLLKDLYGEWHNGYFVHKWLGGAYIVGGWEDNELLVVIREGMYDTVEDELCDEIYNTTSFKVFKYDLDSEEWSEVKDLGTKALFVGYSQSFWMEEEESIIKGNCIYFTDDVFELYAGSIKGGGRDMGVYHMSSGTVEPHFEGESRSHLAPPIWLQPPV
- the LOC139886211 gene encoding diaminopimelate decarboxylase 1, chloroplastic-like; this translates as MAAAASSHLHLQSHSFSKTLINQSPITITTTPKTLISFKPNSRTTHSSIRAVISQTPLQTNQCNHCFTRKDDGFLYCEGLKVQEVMETVEKRPFYLYSKHQITRNVEAYKDALEGLNSIIGYAIKANNNYMILKHLRSLGCGAVLVSGNELRLALRAGFDPTRCIFNGNGKLLEDLVLAAQEGVFVNIDSEFDLDNIVSAARIAGKKVNVLLRINPDVDPQVHPYVATGNKNSKFGIRNEKLQWFLDAVKSYTDELKLVGAHCHLGSTITKVDIFRDAAAIMVKFIDEIRAQGFDINYLNIGGGLGIDYYHKGTVLPTPRDLIDTVRELVKSRNLNLIIEPGRSIIANTCCLVNRVTGVKTNGTKNFIVIDGSMAELIRPSLYDAYQHIELVSPPPPDSPVTTFDVVGPVCESADFLGKNRDLPAPARGSGLVVHDAGAYCMSMASTYNLKMRPPEYWVEENGSVAKIRHGETFEDHMRFFEGL